A stretch of DNA from Manihot esculenta cultivar AM560-2 chromosome 7, M.esculenta_v8, whole genome shotgun sequence:
TTCATGCATCTTCCAGTTGGTTTTGGTTCCATCACGCTGCCTCCCCTCATAATAGTCCAAAGACTTTCTAAATCCCAGAGGTTTTTTTCCGTCTAGGATTGCTTTATCAGTTCCTGTAGCCTTCCAATATCCTAATTCCCCTGCGTTTCGTTTCGGTCTAGATCCATTCGGGTACTTTTTCTCCCTACTCGTGAAAAAATACCActggctttctctttctctattCAGTTTATAGGTTTCTGCAGCAAaacaaagggaaaaaaaaaacatgaagaagaagaagaacatgCACGTACGTGCATGCAAAATTAATACGACGTACCTGCAAGCTGTTGGGGGCTATAGTTATATAAATCAACCACATGAATCCTATTAGGAGGCAAGGGTTCATTGCTGATCTTTCTCAGTAAATAATAACGAATCAGCTCATCATCACTAGGAGCGAATCGATACCCAACAGGCAACGAGTTGAAATATCTCTCAACGTCATCGCTACTAGTACTGCAATCTGCAGCAACTCCTTTGTTCTTGTTCTGATTTTGTTCCATTAGATTGACACCAAACAGAAAATCAGAGAAGGGTTTTTGATGAACGTATGTGTTATGTGTGGGTGttgaaatatttatatgtttGTGTCCATTTTTTCAGACCATTACACAGAAAAATTAGGTTTCCTTCTCTTAATGGAAATATTCATGAGGAAGTGTAATTAGATTAGGAAAAGGATTTTGAAATAATGTAGAGTTGTGAATATGTGGTCAGttaatagttaattaaatatcataataaatagttttttataaattatttttttaattattaaataatagtgttttaactaaattaaaatactgaatattattttaaaattaattattgaacagaaaataatagatatttttttaaatatatcttatatttatttaaatggaATCATAAAGGAATGTTTGGTATTGCTATTAAAGCTATCGaaataagctttttttttttctataaattaaaGATATTGATGACCACTGGGTTTCTGCACCCCGGTCTGGGGCCAAGCCCACGATACCAGCCCATTATCTAAGAGACCCTCAAGCCTCATACGCACATCAAGTCCAGGCCGCTCAGCCTGAGAACCGGACTACGACCCATTTGCTCAACCAGGCCAGCCTAGCTCTTTGGGTCCGATGAACCAATCCTCTCTGGGCTCAGCCCACATCATATCTTCTGATCCAGCCCGAAATCAGGAAGAAGACCAGCTTATCCTTCATGTGGGACCACCCACACGCGCGTCCGGGAGAATCAGAggtcgttacgcatggggcagtgatctgatttcctcgtacgtccaaatcaacgtgacagggacaggtggcccaatagcATGCATTCtattacacgtcactagcggacaagaGAGAACATATAagaggagaaatactctcctctaggtctaagctttttccagttttacagaacccttgtaaaaccctattttctggatctcagatcatcagatatctttgatataaaattaacaaaaacaaGGCTAATTGTTTATGGTACACCTTTTCATGGATAataggtaattttttttttttaaaaaaaaaagatatttggTTTAATATTACAAAAGAGATTAACAACGTGTTTGGATATAAAACATAGAGAAATAAACAATTTAACTAGATTTAACCGTATtcagttcaaattgaaaaaatcgatcgaattgaattaaattcagtttgatttttatttttttaatttaatttaatttttatttttgaaaattttgattatttcaattcgattcaatttgattttaatttttaataaaaaatcatactgaacttattgataataataatatattatttttaataatatggagAGATTAGACCATAATTaagattgaaatatttcaagtttagaatattaaaattaaagtgaaaaaataaaaaataaaaaatctattaaaaactttaacaaatcaaattaaatcgaattgaattgaatcatgCGGATTCGATTCAAATCAACTTCAATTcgaaaatcaatttgatttaatttttatatatattaaaattttgattttttatccaACCGAACCGACTATTAGCTTTTGAAGAGTTGTAATTAGATTCAATAACAATGTATTGGAATTGACACAATTTAACAGAAATCTAAATTCTTTTCTGCTAGTTTTATCTCCAtaaaaattagtttttataaCTGAAATAGAGTAAAAAAAACACAGCCATTAATTAGATTCTCATCATTCCAACTAGGGGTGAGCactcggtcggttcggttcaaaatcgaaccgaaccgaataaatcgaaaatcgaaattttagtttttatgaaaaccgaaccgattttggtcagaaaccgaatcgaaccgaaccggtctgattcggttcgattcgattcggtttgatcggtttcgatttttaatatttttttaattttttgcactttatttttagtattttaaaatttaattaaaatattttaattttaatataatttaatttctctatattattgaaaaaacatattattatccctaatcggtttgattcggttttttcggttttttctgatcaaaaccaaactgaatcaaaataaccgaaatttctgaaatttaaaaccgaaccgaactgaaatgtataaaaaaccgaaccaaattttcaaatcggttcggtttagtcggttttttcggtttgaaccggattctgctcacccctaattccAACCACTTCGatcttcttttgtttttatGGTTCACATAGGCTATAGACTCATGAGCCCACCacacctgtaacgaccccaaaatggaccgtcaccggcgctaggattcaggtcggcttaaggccgccagaacccgtagcaagcctgctatactctctgtgtacctgtaaacctcatacatgatcatacatttttttgtgaaaataaaactcttttctgaaccaaggcttaacctgtgcatgcactatctctgtactctgtactcatgtactctgtactctgtatccctgactagagcttgctctagatgggttaactcatacctgttaagcctggttttcacatacaggaaaacatatatacatatacagatcatgtacaaaacatacatcactaggtcaagcaacaactagtacatctctttaatattacatgtccactctaagctattacagatctctttacttttcctgtactctgctggactgtccctgtacactgtacactgaacctgcaaaactggggttaagggagtgggatgagctctatagcccagtgagtagaacagtaaatcatctcagtaaaatatgatctcatgaaatgcaccatatcacagacaagccacatcaagagtaaacctgtcaccacatagtcccagtaactctgtgccagggcgtagaatcgagcacctggtcttcctgtcatatatgtatatgtgtatataacacctctgtacttaccattgccagggcgtagtcaaaggctcctggactttgctatacctgccagggcgtagtcaaaggctcctgaacttcgctatacctgccagggcgtagtcaaaggctcctggacttcctgtctgagactattggatcattcagcacttactcacatcaccaaataacaatgcaatgcaacatattcgtgactactaatgcactcaacctatggcataaacatgatgcataagatatgctaaaagcagtttgtggttcaattaaaagtcataagtttagttccactcacctctggctatctggactgactgactctgcaggttctgaacctctggagcagtactcactgctgctctctctggttcctctggtctgtacctatacagatggactcaaatgagggaccaaacaagcgtagaataactctcttaaacttccccaagaaaccccttaaactcactcaactatctctgcaaagcatgcaaaagaaagctggacaggacactttcggcggcaggttcggcggccgaatgtcctctccagagacgaaactcaagcaccttcggcggcaccttcggcggccgaatcccccaaacagagccgaacatgcaaaacaggctgtggcagccaagccaccatgcaagaggttcggcggccgaatgaaccttcggctgccgaacctgagttcatccagaactcagcttcaacggcaaaccatcttctccttcccttcacccATTCAAACcatactcctcaacacacatatacgcatgtatatgatcacaggggtccaaaactatctaataaccccaaacaacaaatcaaacaaacacagaaacatgtatacatgcataacttcatcaaaaccactacttctcacttaaacatgcatctctctcccttaccttccataaaaccttcagaaaacacataaaaacatgttcaagagcatcacttacctcctgtaacacgaagatgaacactctgaacaagaaaaacggaccaactctcctcaaactctcaaactctcacaaacttagctttttgcttcaaaccattcaaacccttgtgtacaatcaaaacactctgcatgagctgctcaaactcagcaaataaaccaggggagacgtggccaacgtctggacatgagctggtgataacacctgtccaaaatgctgactaagggatacaaaactgctggctaagcaactcagcttcggctgccgaatcgcatgcaaaaccatgcaacattcgggggccgaacttaccttcgggagccgaacattgggtactttcggcggccgaacttatcttcggcggccgaacttggctcctctgccttggttcatttcaactcaaaactatcaAACTGTAAAcccataaaacacatcataacacttagaaaaacataactcctacccgtatatagaatcccaacaccccggattccaccagacaatagaaattccggtgccggattctagccgggtattacattctccccccgttaagaacattcgtcctcgactgttcctaaaacaacaaaaacaaaacacaaggaggaaactaacctcaaaacagatgtggatactgctggagcatagactcccgcgtctcccaggtgcactcttctagattatggtggttccatagaactttcaccatcggaatctccttgttccttagctgtctgatctgcgtgtccagaatccgcactggctgctctatataggtgagatccgtatgaatctccacctcaggctcactcagaacctgattcggatctgacacaaactgtcgtagcatagaaacatgaaataccgggtgaattctctccatagaagcaggtaaatccagcttatacgacacatttccgatcctctgcaacacctcaaagggtccaatgtaccgtggagctaatttacctttctttccaaaacgaaccactcctttcattggagacactttcagcaatacccaattaccctcgtgaaactctaactgctttctgcgaacgtctgcataacttttctgtctactctgagctgttctgagtCTATCTctaatcatgggcaccattctactggtaatgtctactaactctggccctgcaagagccttctctcctacctcttcccaacaaacaggggatctgcatttcctcccatacaaagcttcataaggagccatcccgatgctcgcatgatagctgttattgtaggcaaactccaccaaaggtagatgctgcctccaagaaccgccaaagtctaacacacataggtgaagcatatcctctatggtctggatggtcctttctgactgtccatcagtttgtgggtggaaagcagtactaaaatccaatctcgtacccatcgcactttgcagactccgccaaaagcgggaggtaaactgaggtcctctgtctgaaactatagacactggaactccatgtaatctcactatctcatccagatagacctgtgccaacttatccacagaatagttactccgtactggaagaaaatgagcagatttcgtgagtctgtccacaatcacccatatcgagtctatcctgttggacgctactggtaaacccactacaaaatccatggctatgttttcccatttccactctggaatcggtaatgggttaagcattccggctggtttctgatgctctaatttcaccctctgacaaacctcacaggctgttacGAACtacgccacttctttcttcatggctggccaccaatagacccttttcagatcctgatacatcttggtggctcctgggtgaacactatacctcgcattatgagcttccctcataatgtcttccttcacactgcccctatctggtacacaaagtcgactcccatagcgaaggatccctttactgtcacatctgaactctgcattattgcctgactgaacagtcctggcaattttcattaactcagggtcctcgtgctgtctctgagctatctgctccagaaacacaggtgtcactctcatctgtgctatcaacgcacctgtaccagacaactctagctgtaatccctcgtcaaagagcttataaagctccatcacaaccggtctccgctctgctgctatatgggataaactgcctagtgacttccggcttagggcgtctgcgacaacattcgccttccccggatgatactggatcttacaatcataatcactgagcaattcgacccaccttctttgccgcaaattcagctctctctaacttaagatgtactgtaaactcttgtgatcggtgaagatctcgcatttaaccccatagaggtaatgccgccacatcttaagtgcaaagataactgctgccatctccaggtcatgggtagggtaattcaactcatgcttcttcaactgtctagaagcataagctattactctatcactctgcatcaatacacaacccaatcccactcgagatgcatcacagaacactgtgaactctttattactgacaggcagagctaacactggtgctgttgtcaatctcctcttgagctcctcaaagctctcttcacactggtctgaccagataaacttctggttcttctgagtcaatttggtcataggagctgctatctttgagaagttctgaacgaacctcctgtagtaacctgccagtcccagaaagcttttaatctcagtcactgtcgtgggtctgggccagttagctacagcctctatcttcttggggtctacctcaataccctctgctgataccacatgtcccaagaaggcaatgctccgtaaccaaaactcacacttcgagaacttggcatataaaccatgctctctcagtgtctgcagaacgatcctcagatgctgggcatgctcctctgcatctctggaatacactaagatatcatcgataaacacaatgacaaagtgatccagaaactcactgaataccctgttcatgagatccataaatgctgcaggggcgttagtcaacccgaacggcatcactaagaactcataatgcccatatctggtccggaaagctgtcttaggcacgtctgcctctctgactctcaactgatgatacccagatctcagatctatttttgagaaacaacctgctccagctagctggtcaaatagatcatcaatccgcggtaagggatacctattcttgatagtgaccttgttcaactgtctgtagtcgttacaaagtctgagggatccatccttctttctgacaaagagcactggagcaccccaaggtgaggtactagggcggatgaaacccttagctaccaagtcctgcaactgttctttcaactctgttaactctgctggcgccatcctgtagggaggaatagagataggtctagtacctggcagtaattcaatttcaaaccctatctccctatcaggtggtagtcctggcaaatcgtctgggaacacattgagaaactctcggactactggtactgtggctggttccctcacctgactatctagctctctcacatgagctagaaacccctgacaacccctcctaagcaaacgacgagcctgaagggctgaaatcatacctctgggtgtacctctcctgtctcctctgaagacacactctgacccatcctggtctctgagactcactagcttctctcgacagtccaacgtagcaccatatgtagataaccaatccatccctagaatgacatcaaaatctgtcaagtctagaaccacaaggtcagctggaaggcatctaccctctatgaatactggactgaaacgacagactgacactgccactgatgggtcacatctaggtccactgacccagagaggatactctaactcagaactgatcaaacccaatcgctctatggctctcgaagcaataaaggaatgagaagcaccggggtccatcaaagcatacacatctgaacacccaatgatgagattacctgacaccactgtgttcgacgtgttagcctcctcctgtgtcactgtgaaaatccgtgctggggctaccggatttccacctcgggaacctgctgctgaagtagaggctacccctctccctctacctctgccactagtctgaggcatgactggagctgctggccgtacaactggctgtaccacactgcctgaactcatctgctgggatggtgcaaaagtcatctgcggacaatcccgagcaatatgcccttcctatccacatcgaaaacaagctgtagatcccaaccgacaaactcctccatgtggttttccgcatcgtctgcagactggagctgtgccagagcttgagccactacctattcccagacctgacttaactttactccagaacttactctttgttccttttgctctatcccatcttttactgcttggtgtgggggctttagaacccgaagcctgtgcctttgactgtttctgaatattggcactagcttccattttcctggctgcgtctactatcgtgtggaaactctccttttctgctggaagaatcaaggaagcatacctgggatgcagt
This window harbors:
- the LOC122724099 gene encoding NAC transcription factor 29-like, whose amino-acid sequence is MHIFGVNLMEQNQNKNKGVAADCSTSSDDVERYFNSLPVGYRFAPSDDELIRYYLLRKISNEPLPPNRIHVVDLYNYSPQQLAETYKLNRERESQWYFFTSREKKYPNGSRPKRNAGELGYWKATGTDKAILDGKKPLGFRKSLDYYEGRQRDGTKTNWKMHEYLLHQSLVPSGATARGKNPLQPKQLQIGN